In the genome of Columba livia isolate bColLiv1 breed racing homer chromosome 10, bColLiv1.pat.W.v2, whole genome shotgun sequence, one region contains:
- the BRPF1 gene encoding peregrin isoform X6: MGVDFDVKTFCHNLRATKPPYECPVGTCRKIYKSYSGIEYHLYHYDHDNPPPPQHTPLRKHKKKGRQARAANKQSPNPSETSQSPGREVMTYAQAQRMVEVDLHGRVHRISIFDNLDVVSEDEEVPEEVPENGSNKENTETQSVPPKSGKHKNKEKRKDSNHHHHNASAGTTPKLPEVVYRELEQDTPDAPPRPTSYYRYIEKSAEELDEEVEYDMDEEDYIWLDIMNERRKDEGVSPIPQEIFEYLMDRLEKESYFESHNKGDPNALVDEDAVCCICNDGECQNSNVILFCDMCNLAVHQECYGVPYIPEGQWLCRRCLQSPSRAVDCALCPNKGGAFKQTDDGRWAHVVCALWIPEVCFANTVFLEPIDSIEHIPPARWKLTCYICKQRGSGACIQCHKANCYTAFHVTCAQQAGLYMKMEPVRETGANGTSFSVRKTAYCDIHTPPGSVRRLPALSHSEGEEEEEEEEEEGKGWSSEKVKKAKAKSRIKMKKARKILAEKRAAAPVVSVPCIPPHRLSKITNRLTIQRKSQFMQRLHSYWTLKRQSRNGVPLLRRLQTHLQSQRNCDQIKVQQVALEMQLTPFLILLRKTLEQLQEKDTGNIFSEPVPLSEVTEICEVPDYLDHIKKPMDFQTMKQNLEAYRYLNFDDFEEDFNLIINNCLKYNAKDTIFYRAAIRLREQGGAVLRQARRQAEKMGIDFETGMHFPHCVTVEEAQVQDIEDEDVRLLLSENQKHLPLEEQLKILLERLDEVNAGKQSIGRSRRAKMIKKEITVLRRKLAHPRDLGRDGLERHSSSARGILQSHNPCEKDLQTDSAAEESSSQETGKGLGPNSSSTPAHEVGRRTSVLFSKKNPKTAGPPKRPGRPPKNRDSQITPGHGNSPIGPPQLPIMESSQRQRKRGRSPRPSSSSDSDSDKSTEDAPMDLPANGFSSGNQPVKKSFLVYRNDCNLPRSSSDSESSSSSSSSAASDRTSTTPSKQGRGKPSFSRVNFPEDSSEDTSGTENESYSVGTGRGVGHGMVRKGLGRGAGWLSEDEDSSLDALDLVWAKCRGYPSYPALIIDPKMPREGMFHHGVPIPVPPLEVLKLGEQMTQEAREHLYLVLFFDNKRTWWPPAPRRQWLPRTKLVPLGVNQDLDKEKMLEGRKSNIRKSVQIAYHRAMQHRSKVQGEQSSDSSESD; the protein is encoded by the exons ATGGGCGTAGACTTCGACGTGAAGACTTTCTGCCACAACCTGCGGGCCACCAAACCCCCCTACGAGTGTCCGGTGGGCACCTGCCGCAAGATCTACAAGAGCTACAGCGGGATCGAGTACCACCTCTACCACTATGACCACGAcaacccccccccgccccagcacACCCCCCTGCGCAAGCACAAGAAGAAGGGCCGCCAGGCCCGCGCCGCCAACAAGCAGTCGCCCAACCCGTCCGAGACCTCCCAGTCACCGGGACGGGAGGTGATGACCTACGCCCAGGCCCAGCGCATGGTGGAGGTGGATCTGCATGGCCGCGTCCATCGCATCAGCATCTTCGATAACCTCGACGTGGTGTCCGAGGATGAGGAGGTGCCCGAGGAGGTGCCGGAGAATGGGAGCAATAAGGAGAACACGGAGACCCAGAGCGTCCCGCCCAAATCCGGCAAGCACAAGAACAAGGAGAAGCGCAAGGACTCCAACCATCATCACCACAACGCCTCGGCTGGCACCACCCCCAAGCTCCCGGAGGTGGTGTACcgggagctggagcaggacaccCCCGACGCGCCACCTCGCCCCACCTCTTACTACAG GTACATCGAGAAATCGGCAGAGGAGCTGGATGAGGAGGTGGAGTACGACATGGACGAGGAAGATTACATCTGGCTGGACATCATGAATGAGCGACGGAAGGATGAAGGTGTGAGCCCCATTCCTCAGGAGATCTTTGAGTACCTGATGGACCGGCTGGAGAAGGAATCCTACTTTGAGAGCCACAACAAGGGAGATCCAAACGCCTTGGTGGATGAAGATGCCGTCTGTTGCATCTGCAATGACGGGGAGTGCCAGAACAGCAACGTCATCCTCTTCTGCGACATGTGCAACCTGGCTGTGCATCAGGAGTGCTACGGGGTGCCCTACATCCCAGAGGGACAGTGGCTCTGCAGACGGTGCCTGCAGTCACCCTCGCGAGCTGTGGACTGTGCCCTCTGCCCGAACAAGGGAGGGGCCTTCAAGCAGACGGACGATGGGCGCTGGGCACACGTGGTCTGTGCCCTCTGGATCCCGGAGGTGTGCTTTGCCAACACTGTCTTCCTGGAGCCCATCGACAGCATTGAGCACATCCCACCCGCGCGCTGGAAGCTAACCTGTTACATTTGCAAGCAGCGCGGCTCCGGGGCTTGCATCCAGTGTCACAAAGCCAACTGCTACACTGCCTTCCATGTCACCTGTGCTCAGCAGGCCGGGCTCTACATGAAGATGGAGCCTGTCCGGGAGACGGGGGCCAATGGTACCTCCTTCAGCGTGCGCAAAACTGCCTACTGCGACATCCACACACCACCAGGCTCTGTGCGCAGGCTGCCTGCCCTCTCCCACAGtgagggggaagaggaggaggaggaggaggaggaggaagggaagggctgGAGCTCTGAGAAAGTGAAAAAAGCAAAGGCCAAGTCTAGGATCAAGATGAAGAAGGCGCGGAAGATCCTGGCAGAGAAACGAGCCGCAGCGCCTGTGGTTTCTGTGCCCTGCATCCCCCCACACAG gcTCAGTAAGATTACAAACCGTTTAACCATCCAGAGGAAGAGCCAGTTCATGCAGCGGCTGCACAGTTACTGGACTCTGAAGAGACAGTCCCGCAACGGTGTCCCTCTGCTCCGCCGCCTTCAGACGCACTTGCAGTCACAAAGAAACTGCGACCAG ATCAAAGTGCAGCAGGTGGCACTGGAAATGCAGCTGACTcccttcctcatcctcctccgCAAGACACTAGAACAGCTGCAGGAGAAAGACACGGGCAACATCTTCAGCGAGCCAGTCCCTCTGTCTGAGGTAACAGAAATCTGCGAA GTCCCAGACTATCTGGATCACATCAAGAAGCCAATGGATTTCCAGACGATGAAACAAAACCTGGAAGCATATCGCTATCTGAATTTCGATGACTTTGAGGAGGATTTCAACCTGATTATCAACAACTGCTTGAAATATAATGCCAAAGACACAATCTTCTACCGGGCAGCCATCCGCCTGCGGGAGCAGGGAGGTGCCGTTCTCCGGCAGGCTCGCCGGCAGGCGGAGAAGATGGGCATTGACTTTGAGACAGGCATGCACTTCCCCCACTGTGTTACAGTGGAGGAGGCGCAGGTCCAAGACATTGAGGACG AAGATGTGCGGCTGCTGCTTTCAGAGAATCAGAAGCACCTGCCCttggaggagcagctgaagatCCTGCTGGAGCGGCTGGATGAGGTCAATGCTGGCAAACAGAGCATTGGGCGGTCCCGCCGGGCCAAGATGATCAAGAAGGAGATCACGGTCCTACGGCGGAAACTGGCTCACCCGCGGGACCTGGGCCGGGATGGGCTGGAGCGGCACAGCTCCTCTGCCCGGGGCATCCTGCAATCGCACAACCCCTGCGAGAAGGACCTGCAGACAGACAGCGCTGCGGaggagagcagcagccaggagaCTGGCAAAG GTCTGGGTCCCAATTCTTCTTCCACTCCAGCCCATGAAGTTGGCAGGAGGACCTCAGTGCTCTTCTCCAAGAAGAACCCTAAAACGGCAGGCCCTCCAAAACGTCCAGGACGCCCCCCGAAGAATCGAGACAGCCAGATCACTCCTGGGCATGGGAACAGCCCCATCGGACCCCCCCAGCTCCCAATCATGGAGTCCTCCCAGCGGCAGCGGAAGCGAGGGCGAAGCCCACgccccagctccagctcagaCAGCGACAGCGATAAATCCACCGAAGACGCTCCCATGG ATCTGCCAGCCAATGGTTTCAGCAGTGGGAACCAGCCGGTGAAGAAGAGTTTCCTGGTGTACCGCAACGACTGCAATCTGCCCCGGAGCAGCTCCGACTCggagtccagcagcagcagcagcagtagcgCTGCCTCGGACCGAACCAG CACAACGCCCTCCAAGCAGGGCCGAGGGAAGCCCTCCTTCTCCCGCGTGAACTTCCCCGAGGACAGCAGCGAGGACACATCGGGGACGGAGAATGAATCCTACTCCGTGGGCACAGGGCGAGGCGTGGGGCACGGCA TGGTGCGCAAGGGCCTGGGCCGTGGAGCAGGGTGGCTCTCCGAGGACGAGGATTCCTCCCTGGACGCCCTGGACCTGGTGTGGGCCAAGTGCCGGGGTTACCCCTCCTACCCGGCGCTG ATCATCGACCCCAAGATGCCGCGGGAAGGCATGTTCCACCACGGCGTCCCCATCCCCGTGCCCCCCTTGGAGGTGCTGAAGCTGGGGGAGCAGATGACTCAGGAAGCCCGCGAGCACCTCTACCTTGTCCTGTTTTTCGACAACAAGCGCACTTG GTGGCCCCCCGCTCCCCGCAGGCAGTGGTTACCCCGGACGAAGCTGGTTCCTCTGGGGGTGAACCAAGACCTGGACAAGGAGAAGATGCTGGAGGGTCGCAAGTCCAACATCCGCAAGTCGGTGCAGATCGCGTACCACCGCGCCATGCAGCACCGCAGCAAGGTGCAGGGCGAGCAGAGCAGCGACTCCAGCGAGAGCGACTGA
- the BRPF1 gene encoding peregrin isoform X5: MGVDFDVKTFCHNLRATKPPYECPVGTCRKIYKSYSGIEYHLYHYDHDNPPPPQHTPLRKHKKKGRQARAANKQSPNPSETSQSPGREVMTYAQAQRMVEVDLHGRVHRISIFDNLDVVSEDEEVPEEVPENGSNKENTETQSVPPKSGKHKNKEKRKDSNHHHHNASAGTTPKLPEVVYRELEQDTPDAPPRPTSYYRYIEKSAEELDEEVEYDMDEEDYIWLDIMNERRKDEGVSPIPQEIFEYLMDRLEKESYFESHNKGDPNALVDEDAVCCICNDGECQNSNVILFCDMCNLAVHQECYGVPYIPEGQWLCRRCLQSPSRAVDCALCPNKGGAFKQTDDGRWAHVVCALWIPEVCFANTVFLEPIDSIEHIPPARWKLTCYICKQRGSGACIQCHKANCYTAFHVTCAQQAGLYMKMEPVRETGANGTSFSVRKTAYCDIHTPPGSVRRLPALSHSEGEEEEEEEEEEGKGWSSEKVKKAKAKSRIKMKKARKILAEKRAAAPVVSVPCIPPHRLSKITNRLTIQRKSQFMQRLHSYWTLKRQSRNGVPLLRRLQTHLQSQRNCDQRDTEDKNWALKEQLKSWQRLRHDLERARLLVELIRKREKLKRETIKVQQVALEMQLTPFLILLRKTLEQLQEKDTGNIFSEPVPLSEVPDYLDHIKKPMDFQTMKQNLEAYRYLNFDDFEEDFNLIINNCLKYNAKDTIFYRAAIRLREQGGAVLRQARRQAEKMGIDFETGMHFPHCVTVEEAQVQDIEDDVRLLLSENQKHLPLEEQLKILLERLDEVNAGKQSIGRSRRAKMIKKEITVLRRKLAHPRDLGRDGLERHSSSARGILQSHNPCEKDLQTDSAAEESSSQETGKGLGPNSSSTPAHEVGRRTSVLFSKKNPKTAGPPKRPGRPPKNRDSQITPGHGNSPIGPPQLPIMESSQRQRKRGRSPRPSSSSDSDSDKSTEDAPMDLPANGFSSGNQPVKKSFLVYRNDCNLPRSSSDSESSSSSSSSAASDRTSTTPSKQGRGKPSFSRVNFPEDSSEDTSGTENESYSVGTGRGVGHGMVRKGLGRGAGWLSEDEDSSLDALDLVWAKCRGYPSYPALIIDPKMPREGMFHHGVPIPVPPLEVLKLGEQMTQEAREHLYLVLFFDNKRTWQWLPRTKLVPLGVNQDLDKEKMLEGRKSNIRKSVQIAYHRAMQHRSKVQGEQSSDSSESD; this comes from the exons ATGGGCGTAGACTTCGACGTGAAGACTTTCTGCCACAACCTGCGGGCCACCAAACCCCCCTACGAGTGTCCGGTGGGCACCTGCCGCAAGATCTACAAGAGCTACAGCGGGATCGAGTACCACCTCTACCACTATGACCACGAcaacccccccccgccccagcacACCCCCCTGCGCAAGCACAAGAAGAAGGGCCGCCAGGCCCGCGCCGCCAACAAGCAGTCGCCCAACCCGTCCGAGACCTCCCAGTCACCGGGACGGGAGGTGATGACCTACGCCCAGGCCCAGCGCATGGTGGAGGTGGATCTGCATGGCCGCGTCCATCGCATCAGCATCTTCGATAACCTCGACGTGGTGTCCGAGGATGAGGAGGTGCCCGAGGAGGTGCCGGAGAATGGGAGCAATAAGGAGAACACGGAGACCCAGAGCGTCCCGCCCAAATCCGGCAAGCACAAGAACAAGGAGAAGCGCAAGGACTCCAACCATCATCACCACAACGCCTCGGCTGGCACCACCCCCAAGCTCCCGGAGGTGGTGTACcgggagctggagcaggacaccCCCGACGCGCCACCTCGCCCCACCTCTTACTACAG GTACATCGAGAAATCGGCAGAGGAGCTGGATGAGGAGGTGGAGTACGACATGGACGAGGAAGATTACATCTGGCTGGACATCATGAATGAGCGACGGAAGGATGAAGGTGTGAGCCCCATTCCTCAGGAGATCTTTGAGTACCTGATGGACCGGCTGGAGAAGGAATCCTACTTTGAGAGCCACAACAAGGGAGATCCAAACGCCTTGGTGGATGAAGATGCCGTCTGTTGCATCTGCAATGACGGGGAGTGCCAGAACAGCAACGTCATCCTCTTCTGCGACATGTGCAACCTGGCTGTGCATCAGGAGTGCTACGGGGTGCCCTACATCCCAGAGGGACAGTGGCTCTGCAGACGGTGCCTGCAGTCACCCTCGCGAGCTGTGGACTGTGCCCTCTGCCCGAACAAGGGAGGGGCCTTCAAGCAGACGGACGATGGGCGCTGGGCACACGTGGTCTGTGCCCTCTGGATCCCGGAGGTGTGCTTTGCCAACACTGTCTTCCTGGAGCCCATCGACAGCATTGAGCACATCCCACCCGCGCGCTGGAAGCTAACCTGTTACATTTGCAAGCAGCGCGGCTCCGGGGCTTGCATCCAGTGTCACAAAGCCAACTGCTACACTGCCTTCCATGTCACCTGTGCTCAGCAGGCCGGGCTCTACATGAAGATGGAGCCTGTCCGGGAGACGGGGGCCAATGGTACCTCCTTCAGCGTGCGCAAAACTGCCTACTGCGACATCCACACACCACCAGGCTCTGTGCGCAGGCTGCCTGCCCTCTCCCACAGtgagggggaagaggaggaggaggaggaggaggaggaagggaagggctgGAGCTCTGAGAAAGTGAAAAAAGCAAAGGCCAAGTCTAGGATCAAGATGAAGAAGGCGCGGAAGATCCTGGCAGAGAAACGAGCCGCAGCGCCTGTGGTTTCTGTGCCCTGCATCCCCCCACACAG gcTCAGTAAGATTACAAACCGTTTAACCATCCAGAGGAAGAGCCAGTTCATGCAGCGGCTGCACAGTTACTGGACTCTGAAGAGACAGTCCCGCAACGGTGTCCCTCTGCTCCGCCGCCTTCAGACGCACTTGCAGTCACAAAGAAACTGCGACCAG AGAGACACTGAGGATAAGAACTGGGCCctgaaggagcagctgaagtcatgGCAGCGCCTCCGCCATGACCTAGAGCGCGCGCGCTTGCTGGTGGAGCTGATACGCAAGCGGGAGAAGCTCAAGAGAGAGACG ATCAAAGTGCAGCAGGTGGCACTGGAAATGCAGCTGACTcccttcctcatcctcctccgCAAGACACTAGAACAGCTGCAGGAGAAAGACACGGGCAACATCTTCAGCGAGCCAGTCCCTCTGTCTGAG GTCCCAGACTATCTGGATCACATCAAGAAGCCAATGGATTTCCAGACGATGAAACAAAACCTGGAAGCATATCGCTATCTGAATTTCGATGACTTTGAGGAGGATTTCAACCTGATTATCAACAACTGCTTGAAATATAATGCCAAAGACACAATCTTCTACCGGGCAGCCATCCGCCTGCGGGAGCAGGGAGGTGCCGTTCTCCGGCAGGCTCGCCGGCAGGCGGAGAAGATGGGCATTGACTTTGAGACAGGCATGCACTTCCCCCACTGTGTTACAGTGGAGGAGGCGCAGGTCCAAGACATTGAGGACG ATGTGCGGCTGCTGCTTTCAGAGAATCAGAAGCACCTGCCCttggaggagcagctgaagatCCTGCTGGAGCGGCTGGATGAGGTCAATGCTGGCAAACAGAGCATTGGGCGGTCCCGCCGGGCCAAGATGATCAAGAAGGAGATCACGGTCCTACGGCGGAAACTGGCTCACCCGCGGGACCTGGGCCGGGATGGGCTGGAGCGGCACAGCTCCTCTGCCCGGGGCATCCTGCAATCGCACAACCCCTGCGAGAAGGACCTGCAGACAGACAGCGCTGCGGaggagagcagcagccaggagaCTGGCAAAG GTCTGGGTCCCAATTCTTCTTCCACTCCAGCCCATGAAGTTGGCAGGAGGACCTCAGTGCTCTTCTCCAAGAAGAACCCTAAAACGGCAGGCCCTCCAAAACGTCCAGGACGCCCCCCGAAGAATCGAGACAGCCAGATCACTCCTGGGCATGGGAACAGCCCCATCGGACCCCCCCAGCTCCCAATCATGGAGTCCTCCCAGCGGCAGCGGAAGCGAGGGCGAAGCCCACgccccagctccagctcagaCAGCGACAGCGATAAATCCACCGAAGACGCTCCCATGG ATCTGCCAGCCAATGGTTTCAGCAGTGGGAACCAGCCGGTGAAGAAGAGTTTCCTGGTGTACCGCAACGACTGCAATCTGCCCCGGAGCAGCTCCGACTCggagtccagcagcagcagcagcagtagcgCTGCCTCGGACCGAACCAG CACAACGCCCTCCAAGCAGGGCCGAGGGAAGCCCTCCTTCTCCCGCGTGAACTTCCCCGAGGACAGCAGCGAGGACACATCGGGGACGGAGAATGAATCCTACTCCGTGGGCACAGGGCGAGGCGTGGGGCACGGCA TGGTGCGCAAGGGCCTGGGCCGTGGAGCAGGGTGGCTCTCCGAGGACGAGGATTCCTCCCTGGACGCCCTGGACCTGGTGTGGGCCAAGTGCCGGGGTTACCCCTCCTACCCGGCGCTG ATCATCGACCCCAAGATGCCGCGGGAAGGCATGTTCCACCACGGCGTCCCCATCCCCGTGCCCCCCTTGGAGGTGCTGAAGCTGGGGGAGCAGATGACTCAGGAAGCCCGCGAGCACCTCTACCTTGTCCTGTTTTTCGACAACAAGCGCACTTG GCAGTGGTTACCCCGGACGAAGCTGGTTCCTCTGGGGGTGAACCAAGACCTGGACAAGGAGAAGATGCTGGAGGGTCGCAAGTCCAACATCCGCAAGTCGGTGCAGATCGCGTACCACCGCGCCATGCAGCACCGCAGCAAGGTGCAGGGCGAGCAGAGCAGCGACTCCAGCGAGAGCGACTGA
- the BRPF1 gene encoding peregrin isoform X3, whose amino-acid sequence MGVDFDVKTFCHNLRATKPPYECPVGTCRKIYKSYSGIEYHLYHYDHDNPPPPQHTPLRKHKKKGRQARAANKQSPNPSETSQSPGREVMTYAQAQRMVEVDLHGRVHRISIFDNLDVVSEDEEVPEEVPENGSNKENTETQSVPPKSGKHKNKEKRKDSNHHHHNASAGTTPKLPEVVYRELEQDTPDAPPRPTSYYRYIEKSAEELDEEVEYDMDEEDYIWLDIMNERRKDEGVSPIPQEIFEYLMDRLEKESYFESHNKGDPNALVDEDAVCCICNDGECQNSNVILFCDMCNLAVHQECYGVPYIPEGQWLCRRCLQSPSRAVDCALCPNKGGAFKQTDDGRWAHVVCALWIPEVCFANTVFLEPIDSIEHIPPARWKLTCYICKQRGSGACIQCHKANCYTAFHVTCAQQAGLYMKMEPVRETGANGTSFSVRKTAYCDIHTPPGSVRRLPALSHSEGEEEEEEEEEEGKGWSSEKVKKAKAKSRIKMKKARKILAEKRAAAPVVSVPCIPPHRLSKITNRLTIQRKSQFMQRLHSYWTLKRQSRNGVPLLRRLQTHLQSQRNCDQRDTEDKNWALKEQLKSWQRLRHDLERARLLVELIRKREKLKRETIKVQQVALEMQLTPFLILLRKTLEQLQEKDTGNIFSEPVPLSEVTEICEVPDYLDHIKKPMDFQTMKQNLEAYRYLNFDDFEEDFNLIINNCLKYNAKDTIFYRAAIRLREQGGAVLRQARRQAEKMGIDFETGMHFPHCVTVEEAQVQDIEDDVRLLLSENQKHLPLEEQLKILLERLDEVNAGKQSIGRSRRAKMIKKEITVLRRKLAHPRDLGRDGLERHSSSARGILQSHNPCEKDLQTDSAAEESSSQETGKGLGPNSSSTPAHEVGRRTSVLFSKKNPKTAGPPKRPGRPPKNRDSQITPGHGNSPIGPPQLPIMESSQRQRKRGRSPRPSSSSDSDSDKSTEDAPMDLPANGFSSGNQPVKKSFLVYRNDCNLPRSSSDSESSSSSSSSAASDRTSTTPSKQGRGKPSFSRVNFPEDSSEDTSGTENESYSVGTGRGVGHGMVRKGLGRGAGWLSEDEDSSLDALDLVWAKCRGYPSYPALIIDPKMPREGMFHHGVPIPVPPLEVLKLGEQMTQEAREHLYLVLFFDNKRTWQWLPRTKLVPLGVNQDLDKEKMLEGRKSNIRKSVQIAYHRAMQHRSKVQGEQSSDSSESD is encoded by the exons ATGGGCGTAGACTTCGACGTGAAGACTTTCTGCCACAACCTGCGGGCCACCAAACCCCCCTACGAGTGTCCGGTGGGCACCTGCCGCAAGATCTACAAGAGCTACAGCGGGATCGAGTACCACCTCTACCACTATGACCACGAcaacccccccccgccccagcacACCCCCCTGCGCAAGCACAAGAAGAAGGGCCGCCAGGCCCGCGCCGCCAACAAGCAGTCGCCCAACCCGTCCGAGACCTCCCAGTCACCGGGACGGGAGGTGATGACCTACGCCCAGGCCCAGCGCATGGTGGAGGTGGATCTGCATGGCCGCGTCCATCGCATCAGCATCTTCGATAACCTCGACGTGGTGTCCGAGGATGAGGAGGTGCCCGAGGAGGTGCCGGAGAATGGGAGCAATAAGGAGAACACGGAGACCCAGAGCGTCCCGCCCAAATCCGGCAAGCACAAGAACAAGGAGAAGCGCAAGGACTCCAACCATCATCACCACAACGCCTCGGCTGGCACCACCCCCAAGCTCCCGGAGGTGGTGTACcgggagctggagcaggacaccCCCGACGCGCCACCTCGCCCCACCTCTTACTACAG GTACATCGAGAAATCGGCAGAGGAGCTGGATGAGGAGGTGGAGTACGACATGGACGAGGAAGATTACATCTGGCTGGACATCATGAATGAGCGACGGAAGGATGAAGGTGTGAGCCCCATTCCTCAGGAGATCTTTGAGTACCTGATGGACCGGCTGGAGAAGGAATCCTACTTTGAGAGCCACAACAAGGGAGATCCAAACGCCTTGGTGGATGAAGATGCCGTCTGTTGCATCTGCAATGACGGGGAGTGCCAGAACAGCAACGTCATCCTCTTCTGCGACATGTGCAACCTGGCTGTGCATCAGGAGTGCTACGGGGTGCCCTACATCCCAGAGGGACAGTGGCTCTGCAGACGGTGCCTGCAGTCACCCTCGCGAGCTGTGGACTGTGCCCTCTGCCCGAACAAGGGAGGGGCCTTCAAGCAGACGGACGATGGGCGCTGGGCACACGTGGTCTGTGCCCTCTGGATCCCGGAGGTGTGCTTTGCCAACACTGTCTTCCTGGAGCCCATCGACAGCATTGAGCACATCCCACCCGCGCGCTGGAAGCTAACCTGTTACATTTGCAAGCAGCGCGGCTCCGGGGCTTGCATCCAGTGTCACAAAGCCAACTGCTACACTGCCTTCCATGTCACCTGTGCTCAGCAGGCCGGGCTCTACATGAAGATGGAGCCTGTCCGGGAGACGGGGGCCAATGGTACCTCCTTCAGCGTGCGCAAAACTGCCTACTGCGACATCCACACACCACCAGGCTCTGTGCGCAGGCTGCCTGCCCTCTCCCACAGtgagggggaagaggaggaggaggaggaggaggaggaagggaagggctgGAGCTCTGAGAAAGTGAAAAAAGCAAAGGCCAAGTCTAGGATCAAGATGAAGAAGGCGCGGAAGATCCTGGCAGAGAAACGAGCCGCAGCGCCTGTGGTTTCTGTGCCCTGCATCCCCCCACACAG gcTCAGTAAGATTACAAACCGTTTAACCATCCAGAGGAAGAGCCAGTTCATGCAGCGGCTGCACAGTTACTGGACTCTGAAGAGACAGTCCCGCAACGGTGTCCCTCTGCTCCGCCGCCTTCAGACGCACTTGCAGTCACAAAGAAACTGCGACCAG AGAGACACTGAGGATAAGAACTGGGCCctgaaggagcagctgaagtcatgGCAGCGCCTCCGCCATGACCTAGAGCGCGCGCGCTTGCTGGTGGAGCTGATACGCAAGCGGGAGAAGCTCAAGAGAGAGACG ATCAAAGTGCAGCAGGTGGCACTGGAAATGCAGCTGACTcccttcctcatcctcctccgCAAGACACTAGAACAGCTGCAGGAGAAAGACACGGGCAACATCTTCAGCGAGCCAGTCCCTCTGTCTGAGGTAACAGAAATCTGCGAA GTCCCAGACTATCTGGATCACATCAAGAAGCCAATGGATTTCCAGACGATGAAACAAAACCTGGAAGCATATCGCTATCTGAATTTCGATGACTTTGAGGAGGATTTCAACCTGATTATCAACAACTGCTTGAAATATAATGCCAAAGACACAATCTTCTACCGGGCAGCCATCCGCCTGCGGGAGCAGGGAGGTGCCGTTCTCCGGCAGGCTCGCCGGCAGGCGGAGAAGATGGGCATTGACTTTGAGACAGGCATGCACTTCCCCCACTGTGTTACAGTGGAGGAGGCGCAGGTCCAAGACATTGAGGACG ATGTGCGGCTGCTGCTTTCAGAGAATCAGAAGCACCTGCCCttggaggagcagctgaagatCCTGCTGGAGCGGCTGGATGAGGTCAATGCTGGCAAACAGAGCATTGGGCGGTCCCGCCGGGCCAAGATGATCAAGAAGGAGATCACGGTCCTACGGCGGAAACTGGCTCACCCGCGGGACCTGGGCCGGGATGGGCTGGAGCGGCACAGCTCCTCTGCCCGGGGCATCCTGCAATCGCACAACCCCTGCGAGAAGGACCTGCAGACAGACAGCGCTGCGGaggagagcagcagccaggagaCTGGCAAAG GTCTGGGTCCCAATTCTTCTTCCACTCCAGCCCATGAAGTTGGCAGGAGGACCTCAGTGCTCTTCTCCAAGAAGAACCCTAAAACGGCAGGCCCTCCAAAACGTCCAGGACGCCCCCCGAAGAATCGAGACAGCCAGATCACTCCTGGGCATGGGAACAGCCCCATCGGACCCCCCCAGCTCCCAATCATGGAGTCCTCCCAGCGGCAGCGGAAGCGAGGGCGAAGCCCACgccccagctccagctcagaCAGCGACAGCGATAAATCCACCGAAGACGCTCCCATGG ATCTGCCAGCCAATGGTTTCAGCAGTGGGAACCAGCCGGTGAAGAAGAGTTTCCTGGTGTACCGCAACGACTGCAATCTGCCCCGGAGCAGCTCCGACTCggagtccagcagcagcagcagcagtagcgCTGCCTCGGACCGAACCAG CACAACGCCCTCCAAGCAGGGCCGAGGGAAGCCCTCCTTCTCCCGCGTGAACTTCCCCGAGGACAGCAGCGAGGACACATCGGGGACGGAGAATGAATCCTACTCCGTGGGCACAGGGCGAGGCGTGGGGCACGGCA TGGTGCGCAAGGGCCTGGGCCGTGGAGCAGGGTGGCTCTCCGAGGACGAGGATTCCTCCCTGGACGCCCTGGACCTGGTGTGGGCCAAGTGCCGGGGTTACCCCTCCTACCCGGCGCTG ATCATCGACCCCAAGATGCCGCGGGAAGGCATGTTCCACCACGGCGTCCCCATCCCCGTGCCCCCCTTGGAGGTGCTGAAGCTGGGGGAGCAGATGACTCAGGAAGCCCGCGAGCACCTCTACCTTGTCCTGTTTTTCGACAACAAGCGCACTTG GCAGTGGTTACCCCGGACGAAGCTGGTTCCTCTGGGGGTGAACCAAGACCTGGACAAGGAGAAGATGCTGGAGGGTCGCAAGTCCAACATCCGCAAGTCGGTGCAGATCGCGTACCACCGCGCCATGCAGCACCGCAGCAAGGTGCAGGGCGAGCAGAGCAGCGACTCCAGCGAGAGCGACTGA